TGCGAACGGCACGCCGTAAAGCGGCAGCGAATCGACATCATGCCCGTCGAGCGCCGCGAGATAAGGCTCGATTTCCGCGTCGGACAGCAGATGAATGAACAGGTGATAGTCCGGGTTCAGCGCGGCGGCGCGCTCGCGCAATGCGCCAATCAGCGCGCGCGGCGTGACGCGGCCTTCGCGATACGCGGCGCGCACAGCGGGAAGACGCAGATCGAATGAATCCATGTCCGATGGTTCCTTAATGCGTTGAAATGAAGTGTCAAATGAGGTGTCAAATGAGGTGTCTCATGCGTGCTGTTCGATCACGACGACGCGCTGCCCCGCGCGAACGGGCGAACCCGGCGCGACGTGAATCTCGCCGACTGTGCCCGCGCAAGGCGCGATAACGGATATCTCCATCTTCATCGATTCGATCACGAGCAGCACGTCGCCCGCTTCGACGGTCGCGCCGGGCTCGACGCGCACTTGCCACAGATTGCCGGCGATTTCGCTATCGACGGCGATCTGGCCGTCGGTGAGCGGCGCGATTTCCGCGTCGGCGGTGACGGGCGGCTCCAGCGCGTCTTCGTTGCTGCCCGCTTCGTGCCAACGCTGGCGCTCGGCCTGAAACGCGGCTTGCTGACGCGTGCGGAATTGCGCGATGTCATCCGCCTCGCGTTCGAGAAACGCCTGATAGTCGGCCAGCGACAACTCGGTCTCTTCGATCTTCAGCGGATAACGGCCGAGCGGAAACGCTTCGCGGATACGCAGCAGTTCGTCGGCGGAGACTTCGTAGAAGCGGATCTGGTCGAAGAAGCGCAACAGGTACGGGCGCCCCGCGAAATCCGCAACTTCGCGATAGCGGTTCCACATCTGCAGCGTGCGTCCGACGAACTGATAGCCGCCCGGCCCTTCCATGCCGTACACGCACAAATACGCGCCGCCGATGCCGACCGAGTTCTCAGCCGTCCATGTACGCGCCGGGTTGTACTTCGTCGTCACTAGGCGATGACGCGGATCGAGCGGCGTAGCGACGGGCGCGCCGAGATAGACGTCGCCGAGACCCATCACCAGATAGCTCGCGTCGAACACGATGCGCTTCACGGCATCGATCGAATCGAGATCGTTGATGCGGCGAATGAACTCCAGATTGCTCGGGCACCACGGCGCATCTTTGCGCACGGTCGTCATGTATTTGTCGATGGCAAGCTGACACGCGGGGTCGTCCCACGACAGTGGCAGATGCACTACACGCGACGGCGCCCGCAGATCCTTTTGCAGCAGCACGCGTTGCCATGTCGCCGCGACATGATCGAGCAGCGTCGCGAGCGGCAATTGCTCTGGCTGATAGTGGACCTGCAGCGAACGGATGCCGGGTGTCAGATCGATTACGCCGGGCAACTGCAACGCTTCGAGCGATTGCATCAACGCATGGCCGCGAAAGCGCAGCACGAGGTCGAGTTCGGACGGTCCGATTTCGAGCAGCAGGTGCGTGTCGCCGGACAGTCGCGCGACGAGCCGGTCATCGCCTTCGCCGACGTTCAGCACGATCGGTGATTGCAAATCCGCGCGTTCTTCTTCGGTATGCAGTGACGTGGCTTGTACCGTGAGCGTTTCCACTTCCGCGAGACGCGCGCGCGCCGCTTCACGCGCCGTGGCGATATCGACGGGTACGAAGCGCACCTTGTCACCGGCCTTCAACTGGCCGATCTGCCACAGGTCCGCTTCGATCACCGTAACGGGACACACGAAGCCGCCCAGGCTCGGACCGTCCGGCCCGAGAATGACGGGCATGTCGCCAGTGAAATCGACTGCGCCGACGGCATACGGATTGTCGTGAATGTTCGACGGATGCAGTCCCGCTTCGCCGCCATCCGCGCGCGTCCATTCGGGCTTCGGACCGATCAGCCGCACCCCCGTGCGGCTCGAATTGAAATGGATCTCCCAGTCGGTGTCGAGAAATTGCTCGATATAACGCGCGCTGAAGTATTCGGGCGCGCCGTGCGGACCGTAGATCACGCGCAGCACGCGTACATCGTCGAGGCGATGCGCGAGCGCGGCGGGCATTAAAGCGCCCGCATCGCGATCGGAGAGCGGATGGAGATGCAGCACGTCGCCCGCACGCAGCGCGCGTCCGCCGTGGCCGCCGAACTGCCCGAGCGTGAACGTGCTGCGGCTGCCCAGATATTGCGCGACGTCCAGCCCACCGCGCACGCACAGATAAGCGCGCGCGCCAGCGCCGCGAATCGTGCCGAGCGCGAGCGTCGAACCGGCTGCGACGAAGAACGTCGTGTTCATCGGTTGCGGAATCTCGTCGAGCATCACGGGCAGCGTTGCGCCCGTCACGGTGACGACGGCATCCGTGTTGAAACGGAGCGTCGGCCCACTCATCGTGATTTCGAGCGCGGCCGCTTGCGCGTCGTTGCCGAGCAGACGGTTGCCGAGACGCAACGCGCGATCGTCCATCGGTCCCGAGGGCGGCACGCCCACGGCCCAGTAGCCGGGACGGCCCGGATAGTCCTGCACAGTCGTCTGTGTGCCGCCGCCGAGCACTTCGAATGTCGATGCGCGATAACGCAGGCCTTCGAGGCAACGCGTCCACGGATGGCCGCTCGCGAACGGTGCGTCGGCGAGAATCTGCCGCAGATAGTCGCGGTTCGTTTCGACGCCATAGATGCGCGACGCTTCGAGCGCGGCATCTAACGCGTGGCGTGCCTCGTCGCGAGTCGGTTGCCATGCGATCAGCTTCGCGAGCATCGGATCGAACCACGGCGGCACTTCGCAACCGGCTTCGATCCATGTGTCGATGCGCAGCGCGCGGCCATCGGCATGCGGAAACGACACATCGGTCAGCAGCCCAGGGCAGGGTTTGAAATCGCGGCCCGGATCTTCCGCATAGAGACGCGCCTGGATCGCGTGGCCTTGCGGCTTCAGATCGCGCGACAGCACATCGAGCGGCGCGAGGGTGCCCGCTGCCAGTTCGATCATCCAGCGCACGAGGTCCACGCCCCACACCTGTTCGGTCACGCCATGCTCGACCTGCAACCGCGTGTTCACTTCGAGAAAGTAGAAGCGTGCGGCGTCGCTGTCGTAGACGAATTCGACGGTGCCCGCCGAGCGATACGACACCGCTTGCGCAAGCCGGATCGCCGCGTCGCATAGCGCGGCTTCGACGCCGTCGGGCAGATTCGGCGCAGGCGTTTCTTCGAGCACCTTCTGGTTGCGCCGCTGCACGGAACAGTCGCGCACGCCGAGCGCAATGGCAGCGCCCTTGCCGTCGCCGAACACCTGGACTTCGAGATGCCGCGCTTTCTCGATGTACTTTTCGAGGAACACGCCGGCATCGCTGAAATTGTTCTGCCCGAGGCGTTTCACGTTGTCGAACTGCGACGCCAGTTCATCCGCCGAGCGGCACACGCGCATGCCGATGCCGCCGCCGCCCGCCGTGCTTTTCAGCATCACCGGATAGCCGATGCGTTGCGCCGCTTCGAGCGCAGCATCAAGGCCGTCGAGCAGGCCCGTGCCTTCGAGCATCGGCACGCCCTGTTCAGCGGCGATCGCGCGAGCCGTGTGCTTGAGGCCGAACTCGCGCAATTGCGCTGGCGTCGGCCCGATGAACGCGATGCCCGCGGCTTCGCACGCTTCGGCAAACGCCGCGTTCTCCGACAGGAAACCGTAGCCCGGATGAATCGCCTGCGCGCCTTGCGCAAGGGCGATCTCCAGAATCTTCGCGATGTCGAGATAGGTGACGCTCGCCGCGCCGTCGCCGAGACTGCATGCCGTATCGGCGAGGCTGACGTGACGGCTCGCGCGGTCCGCTTCGCTATAGACGGCGACGCCTTCGACGTTCAGTTCGCGCAGCGTGCGCAGAATGCGGCAGGCAATCGCGCCGCGATTCGCAATGAGGACTTTATCGAACATGAGTGGATGTTCAATGCGTGGGCGGGTCGTCCCGCCACGTGGGCATGCATGCCGAGGTCGTCCACGGCAGGTCGCTTCGTTTCAGGTCTTGAAAGCGGGCTCAGTGCTTCATATATTTCGTAGATTCGTCGATGCGCATCAATCGCTCCGCGCGCACTTTCATCACCGTGTAGAGCCAGAGACGCAGCGTGCTCAGTTCCATATCGTCAGCTCCGCGGGAGTGGGGTTGTATGCGTTGCACGGATTGTTCAGTTGCGGGCAGTTCGAGATCAGCACGATCACGTCCATTTCCGCGCGTACTTCGACGTATTTGCCGGGCGCGGAAATGCCGTCCTCGAATGTGAGGCCGCCCTCGGATGTGACGGGCACGTTCATGAAGAAGTTGATGTTGGCGGCGATGTCGGTTTTCGACAGACGGCGGTCATGCGCGCACGCGCGCAGGTAGTTATCGCGGCAGCTGTGCATGTAGCGCTTCTCGAGCGCATAGCGCACGGTGTTGCTCTCCTGCGCGCATGCGCCGCCGAGCGTGTCGTGACGTCCGCAGGTATCGGCGACGATGGTCAGCATGGGGTTGCCGAGATTCGAGTAGAGCACGGTGCCCGTCGTCAGATAGAGGCTTTGCTGACGGCGCAGCGTGCGTTGCGCGTCGTAGCGTTCGCGCGAATCGGCGAGGCTGTAGAACAGCGTGTCGATCGCCTGATTGCCTTCTACGTCGCGAATGCGCAGCGTCTGGCCCGCTTTCAGTTCCTTGAGCCATGGCTCGCCCGCGGGCAAGGTTTCGCGAAAGATCGCGTCGGCAGGGTCGAGCGTGCTGGTCGTGAGGATGGATGTCGTCATGGCGCGCGTTCCGCTCAGAGAAAGAATCGTTCGGTGTTGATGAAGCCGCGCGCGTTTTCATCGCATGACGTGCGGCAGATTTCAGCGACCTGGCTGTCGGCGGCGCGCAGCGTGAGCTTTACGGGTTTCGGCGCGTATTCGGGGTTCGGGTCGAGCGGATGCTGGATCGCGGTCAGCACGACGAGCGTGTTCATCGGCGCATACAGCTCGATGTAGTCGCCCGTTTTCGAATTGCCTTCGACGAAGCTGAGCGCGCCCGCATCCGTCACATCGACGCGGCTGAAGAGATTGAGCGTCATCAGCAGATCGGAAATGCCGAGTCCCCATTTGCCGAGTTCGACGAGCAGGTTGTCGGTGCCGTTGCGATAGAACGCGTTTCGCAATTCCTGATAGCGGCCTTGCCCGTACTTCTCGAACACTTCCGCGGCATTCGACACACCCGCGAGACTGTCGTGCCAGCCGCACGTATCCGCGACGATCGCGGCGAGCACGCGGCCCATGTCGGAATAGAGGCAATGGCCTTTGGTCAGCTTGGCCGTGTGCTGGCACTTGAGCGTATCGGGCAGATTCAGGCGTTCGCTTTTTTCGGCGGCGTTGAAGAGCAGCATCGCGACGTTCGCGCCGCCGCGCGGATCGGTGATGCGCAGCAACTGCCCGCGTTTGACGATCAGCGATGCATGTCCGCCGCCGGGCACGGTTTCTTCGAGCAATGTTTCGTTCATGTGTTTTGTCCTTTCGATCATGCGGGTACGGCGAGCAGCGGCGGAATCGTCATCGCCGCATGCGCTTCGCGCACACCGTTGCGTTCGAGGGGAATGTCGTAGGTGATGCGCGCGCCGTACGCCTGCGGCGCTTGCGGATCGACGCGCACCTTGTCGAACACGAGCACGCGGCTGCCAAGCGTGAAGCCTTCTTTCAGGTCGTGCGTGACCATGAAGACCGTCAGCTTCGCTTCGCGCCACAGCCCGGTCAGCAGTTCGTGCATGTCGCGCCGGATGCCCGGGTCGAGCGCGCCGAACGGCTCGTCGAGCAGCAGCACGCGCGGCTTCATCACCAGCGCCTGCGCAAGCGCGAGACGTTGCTGCATGCCGCCCGACAGTTGATGCGGATACTTGTCGAGCGAGTCGGCGAGGCCGACGCGCGTGAGCATCGCGACGGCTTCATCGCGTGCGAGACGGCGGCGCGCGCCGAACAGCCGTCCCGTGAGCGGCGCATGCGGCAGTTCGAGGCCGAGCATCACGTTGCGCAGCACGGTGAGATGCGGAAACACCGAATAGCGCTGGAACACCACGCCGCGATGCGGGTCCGGCTCTGGCGGCAAGGGTTCGCCGTCGAGCAGGATTGCACCGCGCGTCGGGCGTTCCTGGCCGAGTAGAAGACGCAGGAATGTCGACTTGCCGCAGCCCGACGCGCCGACCATCGAACAGAACTCGCCTTCCGCGATGCGCAGATTGAGCCGCTCCAGCACGACCTGATCGCCATACTGTTTCCACAGGTTGCGAATCTCGATCATGCGCGGCCTCCGTTGTACCAGGGGAAAGCCCATTGCGTGAGACGGCGCAGCGCTGCGTCGATCAGCCACGCGAGCAGCGTGATCCACGCGACGTACGGCAGGATCACATCCATCGCGAGATAACGGCGCACCAGAAAGATGCGATAGCCGAGCCCGTCCGTCGACGCGATGGCTTCCGCCGCGATCAAAAACAGCCACGCCGATGTCAGCGCAAGACGCAGCGCGATCAACAGACGCGGCAGCAGTTGCGGCACGATCACCCGCAGAATCAGCGTCCAGCTCGATGCGCCGAGCGTTTGCGCCTTGATCCACAATTCCTCGGGAATCTCGCGCGTGCGCTGTTGAAGATCGCGGATCATCATCGGCGTGATGCCGATCACGATCAGCACGACTTTCGACAGCTCATCGAGACCGAACACGATGAAGAGAATCGGCAACACCGCGAGCGGCGGAATCATCGATATCACCGTGATGAACGGCGACAGCGTTGTGCCCGCGAGCGGAATGCTGCCCGTCACGATGCCGAACACGAGCGCAATCGCCGCGCTCGCGACCAGCCCGATGCCGAGCCGCCTCATGCTCGACACCGTGTCGTCCCACATCATGTATTCGCCCGTGCGCTTGTCCTCGGTGAACGCGTATTCGTGCAGCGCGTCCTTCATCTGCGTGGCGGACGGCAACAGCTTGTCGTCGGGGTTGGCTTGCAACCGCAGCGACGAGCCGGTGAAGTAAACCGCGATCAGCACGATGAAGGGCAGCAGCAACAGCATGAGACTGCCGGTGCGGCCAGGATGTCGGTTGATGAGCCGCATGGGCCTCTCCTGCTCAGATTGAAGCCGCGCTCACAGCTTGCCTTGCGCGGCGAGGCGCACGTACGTCGGATCGAAACGCAGCTTCAGGTTGCTCTTGCTGCCGACCACCACGTTGTTGTCGAACGCCATGCCCACTGCGCCCGCGTTCGGCGCGCCCTTGCCGAGCAAACCGTGATCGAACGAGAACTGCGCGACGCGCGTCATGATCTTCGGCATGTTCGGGCTGGTGGCGAAATCGAGTGCCTGTTGCGGCGTGTAGAAGAGTGCCGTGGTGGAGAGTTGCGCCTTGTAGCCGGCGAGATCGGTGCCCGATGCCTTGGCCATCGACGTGAGCGCGGCCTCCGTGTCAGGCGACGTGCCGTGCATCGTCTGCATGATTTCGAACCATGCGCCCGTCAGCGCCTTGCCGAGCGCCGGGTTGTCATGCAGCGTCTTCGTGTTGACGACCATCATGTCCATGATCTCGCCGGGAATGCGGCTCGAATCGAACACTTCGGTGACGTTCGGCTTCGCCTTCAGATCGGCGAGCATCGGGTTCCACGTGACGGCGTTGTGTACGGTGGGCGTCGCGAACGCGCCGGAGATATCGGCGTCGGACGTGTTGACGGTCTTGATGTCGCGCTCGCTCATGCCTGCCGATTCGAGTGCGCGCGCAAGCAGATAGTGCGAGACGGAGAGTTCGACGAGATTGACGGGCTGACCCTTGAGGTCGGCGACTTTCTTGCCCGCGCCCTTGATGAGCACGCCGTCGTTGCCGTTCGAGTAATCGCTGACGATCAAGGCCGTGCTGTCCACGCCGCCCGTCGCAGGGATGGTGAGCGCGTCCATGTTGGTCATCGCGCAGCCGTCGAACTTGCCGGCCGTGTACTGGTTGATCGATTCGATGTAGTCGTTCAACTGCACGACATCGACGTTGATGCCGTACTTCTTCGCCCATTTGGACATGATGCCTTGCGTCTTCGCATAGCCCCACGGCATCCAGCCGGCGTAGATGGTCCAGCAGACCTTGAAGTCCTTACGGGCTTGAGCGAATGAAGGCGTGGAAAAACACAGGGAGAGAGCGACGGCAGCGGCGAAAAATCGGAGCTTGCGCATGAGGTTGACCTCGCAGGGACGGTTATCGACGGCAGGAGCGGCGCGACGCATCGCGTTCTCTCCCGGGCTTTTATCCCGCCGTGTAACCTCATCGAGGTCGACAACTCTCGGACCAGCGTCGCACACCGAATGCTTGTGTTTGCATCGATGCGGACCGGAACCCTAGTCGTCCATTTGCCAGATTGTGACTGCTAAACCGGATGCTGCACCGGCTCCTGTACGTTACTAAGCGATAAGCATGCCATTGCCGTCTTTACCTGAGTCCGGCGGATTTCGTGTGCGGTTCATGCACAAGGTTGAAGCGTGATCGCAATCTGCGCGCGCGTGTTCGCACCAGTCGGGTGCTTCACATAAACGTCATTTGCCCAGTCGTTCCGCCAGCGCATAGCGGCGCATGCAGCGCTCCATGCTGTCGAGAAACGCGTGATCCGCCGCATTCATCTTGCGGTCGCGATGCCACAGCAGATGCACGTCGACATCGACGAGTCCTTCTTCGGGCGGCAGGCGCCACAGGCGCTGCTGCGCGATGTCGTCGCGCACGATGTGCTCGGGCAGGCAGCCGATGCCGAAGCCCGCGAAGATCAGCCGCCGCACTTCGTCGAGACTCGGCGATGACGCGACGATGCGCCCCGTGAAGCCCTTCTGGTCGCGAAACACGGTGAGCGGCGAAAGACTGTCGCCGATCTGGTCGCTCGTGAACGACACGAAGTTTTCGGCGAGCAAGTCTTCCATCGTCAGTGGCGATTTGCCGTACAGCCGGTGATGACGCCCGCAGAAAATCGCATAGCGTTGCCGCAGGAAGCAGCGCATCTCCAGTTTGTCGTGCGGTGAGCGGCACAGGCCGAGGCCCGCGGTCGCCGTCTTTTGCAGCAGCGACGAGATGATGTCGGACGAGCGCATCACCTCGATCTGCAAGTCGATGCGCGGATACGCGCGATGAAAGTCCGCGAGAAACTCGTCGTACACGGGAGA
The Paraburkholderia terrae genome window above contains:
- a CDS encoding LysR family transcriptional regulator, with product MRTDIARFLNDRLDWNLLRTYLVIMQERSLSRAAARLHVTQPAVSQALRRLEETLERKLIDRRGPYFAPTQAGEEVYRIASDIYGNISRLETEIDDRTEDISGSIRLLTISRIESPVYDEFLADFHRAYPRIDLQIEVMRSSDIISSLLQKTATAGLGLCRSPHDKLEMRCFLRQRYAIFCGRHHRLYGKSPLTMEDLLAENFVSFTSDQIGDSLSPLTVFRDQKGFTGRIVASSPSLDEVRRLIFAGFGIGCLPEHIVRDDIAQQRLWRLPPEEGLVDVDVHLLWHRDRKMNAADHAFLDSMERCMRRYALAERLGK
- a CDS encoding urea amidolyase associated protein UAAP1, translated to MNETLLEETVPGGGHASLIVKRGQLLRITDPRGGANVAMLLFNAAEKSERLNLPDTLKCQHTAKLTKGHCLYSDMGRVLAAIVADTCGWHDSLAGVSNAAEVFEKYGQGRYQELRNAFYRNGTDNLLVELGKWGLGISDLLMTLNLFSRVDVTDAGALSFVEGNSKTGDYIELYAPMNTLVVLTAIQHPLDPNPEYAPKPVKLTLRAADSQVAEICRTSCDENARGFINTERFFL
- a CDS encoding putative urea ABC transporter substrate-binding protein, which translates into the protein MRKLRFFAAAVALSLCFSTPSFAQARKDFKVCWTIYAGWMPWGYAKTQGIMSKWAKKYGINVDVVQLNDYIESINQYTAGKFDGCAMTNMDALTIPATGGVDSTALIVSDYSNGNDGVLIKGAGKKVADLKGQPVNLVELSVSHYLLARALESAGMSERDIKTVNTSDADISGAFATPTVHNAVTWNPMLADLKAKPNVTEVFDSSRIPGEIMDMMVVNTKTLHDNPALGKALTGAWFEIMQTMHGTSPDTEAALTSMAKASGTDLAGYKAQLSTTALFYTPQQALDFATSPNMPKIMTRVAQFSFDHGLLGKGAPNAGAVGMAFDNNVVVGSKSNLKLRFDPTYVRLAAQGKL
- a CDS encoding ABC transporter permease, coding for MRLINRHPGRTGSLMLLLLPFIVLIAVYFTGSSLRLQANPDDKLLPSATQMKDALHEYAFTEDKRTGEYMMWDDTVSSMRRLGIGLVASAAIALVFGIVTGSIPLAGTTLSPFITVISMIPPLAVLPILFIVFGLDELSKVVLIVIGITPMMIRDLQQRTREIPEELWIKAQTLGASSWTLILRVIVPQLLPRLLIALRLALTSAWLFLIAAEAIASTDGLGYRIFLVRRYLAMDVILPYVAWITLLAWLIDAALRRLTQWAFPWYNGGRA
- a CDS encoding ABC transporter ATP-binding protein, yielding MIEIRNLWKQYGDQVVLERLNLRIAEGEFCSMVGASGCGKSTFLRLLLGQERPTRGAILLDGEPLPPEPDPHRGVVFQRYSVFPHLTVLRNVMLGLELPHAPLTGRLFGARRRLARDEAVAMLTRVGLADSLDKYPHQLSGGMQQRLALAQALVMKPRVLLLDEPFGALDPGIRRDMHELLTGLWREAKLTVFMVTHDLKEGFTLGSRVLVFDKVRVDPQAPQAYGARITYDIPLERNGVREAHAAMTIPPLLAVPA
- a CDS encoding urea amidolyase associated protein UAAP2; amino-acid sequence: MTTSILTTSTLDPADAIFRETLPAGEPWLKELKAGQTLRIRDVEGNQAIDTLFYSLADSRERYDAQRTLRRQQSLYLTTGTVLYSNLGNPMLTIVADTCGRHDTLGGACAQESNTVRYALEKRYMHSCRDNYLRACAHDRRLSKTDIAANINFFMNVPVTSEGGLTFEDGISAPGKYVEVRAEMDVIVLISNCPQLNNPCNAYNPTPAELTIWN
- the uca gene encoding urea carboxylase; translation: MFDKVLIANRGAIACRILRTLRELNVEGVAVYSEADRASRHVSLADTACSLGDGAASVTYLDIAKILEIALAQGAQAIHPGYGFLSENAAFAEACEAAGIAFIGPTPAQLREFGLKHTARAIAAEQGVPMLEGTGLLDGLDAALEAAQRIGYPVMLKSTAGGGGIGMRVCRSADELASQFDNVKRLGQNNFSDAGVFLEKYIEKARHLEVQVFGDGKGAAIALGVRDCSVQRRNQKVLEETPAPNLPDGVEAALCDAAIRLAQAVSYRSAGTVEFVYDSDAARFYFLEVNTRLQVEHGVTEQVWGVDLVRWMIELAAGTLAPLDVLSRDLKPQGHAIQARLYAEDPGRDFKPCPGLLTDVSFPHADGRALRIDTWIEAGCEVPPWFDPMLAKLIAWQPTRDEARHALDAALEASRIYGVETNRDYLRQILADAPFASGHPWTRCLEGLRYRASTFEVLGGGTQTTVQDYPGRPGYWAVGVPPSGPMDDRALRLGNRLLGNDAQAAALEITMSGPTLRFNTDAVVTVTGATLPVMLDEIPQPMNTTFFVAAGSTLALGTIRGAGARAYLCVRGGLDVAQYLGSRSTFTLGQFGGHGGRALRAGDVLHLHPLSDRDAGALMPAALAHRLDDVRVLRVIYGPHGAPEYFSARYIEQFLDTDWEIHFNSSRTGVRLIGPKPEWTRADGGEAGLHPSNIHDNPYAVGAVDFTGDMPVILGPDGPSLGGFVCPVTVIEADLWQIGQLKAGDKVRFVPVDIATAREAARARLAEVETLTVQATSLHTEEERADLQSPIVLNVGEGDDRLVARLSGDTHLLLEIGPSELDLVLRFRGHALMQSLEALQLPGVIDLTPGIRSLQVHYQPEQLPLATLLDHVAATWQRVLLQKDLRAPSRVVHLPLSWDDPACQLAIDKYMTTVRKDAPWCPSNLEFIRRINDLDSIDAVKRIVFDASYLVMGLGDVYLGAPVATPLDPRHRLVTTKYNPARTWTAENSVGIGGAYLCVYGMEGPGGYQFVGRTLQMWNRYREVADFAGRPYLLRFFDQIRFYEVSADELLRIREAFPLGRYPLKIEETELSLADYQAFLEREADDIAQFRTRQQAAFQAERQRWHEAGSNEDALEPPVTADAEIAPLTDGQIAVDSEIAGNLWQVRVEPGATVEAGDVLLVIESMKMEISVIAPCAGTVGEIHVAPGSPVRAGQRVVVIEQHA